Within Sphingobium sp. KCTC 72723, the genomic segment CCTTGATCTTGCCCAGCGAATAGCTGGCGCTTAGGCCGACATTGAAGCCACGGGCGACTTCGACGTTGAATTCGCCTTCGACCCCGTTCACTTCCACCGGCACCGCGCCGACGAAGTTGAAGGCGGCAACCTGCTGCGCTGTTCCCGTCACCGCGCCTGCCGCGTTACGGACAGCAACGGTGTTGATATAATAGACGCCGTTATTGGGCACGCGGAACGGGAAATTCTTGTAGGTCTGGTGATAGAGCGTGCCGTTGAAGCGCGCCCGGCCACCCATCAACGTGCTTTTGAAGCCCAGTTCATAGGATTTGGACGTTTCGGGCGGCAGGTTGAGGAAGCTGTTTTCCAGCGCCGACTTCACGATGTTGAAATCGCCCACCACGTTCAGGCCCGGCCGCATCGAGCTGCCCGTTGCGGCATAGACCAGGAAGTCGGGGGAGAAATTATGCTTCACCGACGCGCTGTAGATCAGCTTCTTGAGATCCTGCGTATCGTTGGTCAACGCATTGCCATTGACCGCAAGCCGGCTGAGCGAGGTATATTTGATCTGGCGCAGACCGCCGGACAATTCGGTCTTTTCACCCAGATGCGCGGTCAGGTTGCCATAAAATGACTGTTCATGGGTTTCGTTGCCACGGGCCACGTTGGTGGTCACGATCGACGCGATACTGCCACCGAAGCTAGCGGGCAGACGAACGACGGTCAGGCTGCTGAGGTTGGTTGGGGACGTCAGCTTGCTGTCGAAGAAGCCGACCACATAGTCGAACATGCCGAACACACGTTCTTCATTCTGAAGCCGGACTTCATGCGATGTCGCCTTTGCCACGGTCTGCGTGATCTGGTTGATGTCGCGGCCGATGAAGACGTTGGCATCATCCGAATTGTCGGTCGAGTAGAATTGCTGCTTCGTCCGCTGCCCCTGATAGATCAGCCGCTGGCCCCACTGCGCCACTTCCGCGCGCCAGTTGTAGATGTCGAACGTCTGGTTGACGATGCGCGGCGTTTCCTGGATCGACAGGCGGTCCTTTGCGGTCAGCAGCACCGGGCTGACCGGCGCGGCAGGGTTCACTTCGCTGAAGGAAATCGCCTGATCGTAGGTCCGGGCTTCCCGGTCCATAAACTGGTAGGTGCCTTCCAGCTTGATCCAGTCCGCAGGCTCGATCGCGCCAGTGACGCGATAGCTTTTTGTGCGCGAATGGGGATCGGGCGCACCGGCGGTGCGCACCAGCGGACGGACGCGGTCGGCTTCATTTTCGTCCCACAGGCCGGAAACGCGGATCGCCGCGATGCCTTCGATGATGGGAAGGTTCAGGCCGCCCTTGAAGTTCAGCGTGCCGATGTCGTTGCCGGTCCAGTCGGCAAAGCCGCCAAACTGGTTCAGGTCGGGCTTGCGCGCGGTGATGGTGATCGAACCCGATGGCGAAGCGCGACCGCGCAAGGTGCCCTGCGGCCCGCGCTGCACTTCGATCTGGCCGATGTCATACATTTGCTGAAGGATGGCGCCCGCCGAAATCGGGGCGTCGTTGAAGTAGAATTCGACCGTGCCGTTATTGCCGCTGGCATTGGCGTCGAAATTGACGCCGCGCAACCGGGCGTTGCCGCCAATGCCATTGGCGTTGGTGGTCAGTTCCAGACCCGGCGCGAGCGATTTGACTTCGGTGAATTCGCGAAAGTTGAGGTTGCCGATCGATGCTGCGGTCACGGCGTTGATGACGGCGGGGACGTCCTGCACATCTTCTTCACGGCGACGGGCCTGCACGATGATGGTGGCCGCATCGAAGCCGCCGTCCTGCGGCGCTTCCTGCGCCATGGCAGGGGTCGACACGGTCAGGGCCGCCATGCTGGCACCCATCAGATAATAGGCTGTCATGCGTTTCACAGAAAAATCCTCCCCATCAAGGCGCCTCACCCGATCTTGGGCCTGGTGCGGCGCAGTCGTCATTGTGCTTTTGTGAGTCTCGTTATGCCCGATTAAAATGATGCGCGAAGCCCTTACCCAACAGGTGTGTCTATATATCGCCGCTGCGATTCTGACCTGATCTTGGGGGTTTGGCGCACTATCGCCCAGGCATTTTTGCAAAGCAGGCGCAGTTGCGGCATGACGCGGCCATGACCGACCAGCCAGCACAGCGCCGCCGCAACCGCGCGTTCGACGAGACTCACCAGGCACTGATCGAAACGGCTGTGCGGCTGATTTCGGAAAAAGGGGCGTCAGCACTGTCGATCGCGCAATTGGCACGCGAAGCGGCGATCGACCGCACGAGCGTCTATTATCATTTTCGCAGCCGCGACGAATTGATGGGTGCCGTCCGGCAATGGTCCTCTGCCCAACTCGCCGCCGCCTTCACAGGGCCAGGTTCGCAGGATGAGCGGATCGACCATATTACGCGTTTCGTGCTGAACCACCCGGCGCTGATCCAGCTCTGGATCGCCGATTTCCTGTCTGGCGACGATATAAGGGACAGTTATCCGCATTGGGACGAACTGGTGAAGGCCATTTCGGGGATGGCCGAGAATCGGGGCATCGACCCCGAAATTTTCTGCACCATGCTGATTACCGGATCGGTGATCGGTCCACGGATATTCCGTAACGCCGTCCGCCCGGACATGTCCGACGAAGAGATAGTCGCGCGATTCCGTCATGAACAGAAGCGGTTGCTGGAAGGGCTGAACCTGCTTCGGGCATAATTTCTACACACCTGTTGAATTTAATGCGGATCGCGCTATTCTCTGCTGCATAAGATGTAGCGAGAGGATCAGCATGAACGCGCCCGTTCCCGCCTTTACGCCCGTGTGCGATGGCGATGTCGCCTTTCTGGGCACCGATCCCATTCCCGCCGGGCCATATCACGAAGCCAGTTGGTATGAGGCCGAACGGCAGGCGATATTCCTGAAGGACTGGATCGAGATCGGCCATGTCTGCGAACTGCCCGAACCGGGCAGTTTCATGCGGCGCGACCTTGAATTCGCCAAAGCATCGCTGCTGATCGTGCGTGGAAAGGATGGCATGATCCGCGCCTTCCACAATGTCTGCACGCATCGCGGCACGCAGTTGGTGGAACAGGCGCAGGGCAAGGCGGCGACCTTCAGCTGCCCCTATCATCGCTGGACCTTCGGTAGCGACGGAGCGCTGATTTCAGCGCCCGATTTCGAGCAGTTTCATGTTTCCAAGGCCGATTGCGCATTGCCGCAGGTCGCGCTGTCCCTGTGTGCCGGGCTGATCTTCATCAGCTTTGCCGCGGACCCGCCGCCCTTGCGCGACTGGCTGGGCGGTCTGGCGGAACGGCTGGAAGCGTTGCCGGTGGCGCGGGCGACGACCTTCTCCGAATATGTCTATGACATCGACGCCAACTGGAAGCTGACCTATGATAATTTCCAGGAAAATTATCATCTGCGCTTCATCCATCCGCGCACCGGGCTGGCGACGCTGGGAACGGACAATCCCTATGGTTATCCGCTGCGCTATGATTTCTACGGCGTCCATCGCACCCAGACCATCTGGTCCAACCCCGCCCCGCGCGTTCAGCCGATGCAGCGTTTCGCGTTCGGCAAGGGGTTTGGCGCGGCGGCCGCGCGCGATCTGGTCGGCGGAGCGCATGACCGGGACTATTTCGCGCTGTTCCCCAATTTCTTCCTGCTGGGCACCCCGGCGCAACATTTCTCCCATGTCGTCTATCCGATCGATGCGACCAGGTCGCGCGGGGTGATCCGCATCTATTGGGTGGGCGAGGATGGCAGCGCCAGCGAACGCTTCGCCCGCGAATTTGCCATGGCGACCGCGCGCGACATCCATGCCGAGGATCGCGCCGTGATAGAGGCGGGACAGCGCGGACTTTCCAGCGGGGCGCTGACACATATCCATTTCCAGACGCAGGAAGCGCTCTGCCGTCATCTTTACAACGGCGTGCGCGATGCGGTCGAAAGCTGGCGCGCAACGCAGGAGGCCAAGGCATGAGCATGTTGCCCACAGGATTTGAGGCGCTCGACCCGTTCGTCGCGGACTGGGCGATCGAGGGCGCAGCGGCGCGGGCCGCGCGACGGACCCGATCGACCCCGCAAGAGCGGCAAGGCTTTTTCGATGCAGCCGCCCCTCTGCTGGACGCGGCGCTGGATCGGCTGGACGCGACTCCCCTGCCCGATCAGGACGACGCGGAACGGCGATTGATGCTGCTGTGCCTGTCGCTGGCCCATGTCGCGCAGGCGGTGGAGATACAGGCGGAGGACGAGATTCGCCATGCGCCGCACCGCGAAGCGATGCGCATCGTCCGCGCGCCTGCCGACACGCATATCTAGGAATCGCGTCATGGACATGGGATTGAACGGCAAGATCGCAATCGTCACCGGCGCGACCGCCAATATCGGGCGAGCCATCACGCTGGGACTGGCGGCGGAGGGCGCCGCGATCGTTGCGGTGGGGCGTGACGAGGCAGCAGGCGCGCGGTTGGTGGCGCTATGTCTGGAACGGGGCGCGACGCGCGCCACCTTCATAGCCGCCGACCTCACCGATCCGGCGGCTCCGGCGCAGATCCTGACTGCGGCTGGCGGGCCGGTCGCGGTGCTGGTCAACAATGTCGGGGGCAATGTCGGTGCGGGCTTTTTTGCCGAGTCCGATCCGGCCACATGGGCCGGCGATATCGACATCAATCTGGGCACCGTTTTGCGCATGACCCATGCGGCGCTGCCCGGCATGATCGCCGCGAAGGCAGGCGCGATCGTCAATATCGGGTCAACGGCGGGAATCGTGGGCGACTATATGCTGCCGGTCTATTCGGCGGCCAAGGCAGCGGTGCATGGCTTTACCAAAGTGCTGGCCAAGGAAGTTGGCCAGCATGGCGTGCGGGTCAATTGCGTTGCACCCTATGGCACGGTGTCGACCGATCCCGATGCGTTCAGCGCGGGTAGTCGGTTCAACCGCGACCATGGTTTTTTCAGCACGGCGTTCGCGGGAACCGGCGCGGAGGATATGGCCAGACGCGCGCGCCAGACCGTGCTGGGTCGCCCGGTCGCCACGGCCGACGAAGTGGCGTCGCTCGCCATATATCTGGCGAGCGACAAGGCCAGCTTCATCACTGGGCAGGTCTATCCGGTGGATGGCGGCAGCCTGCTCTAGATTTGCGTTTGGTGCATTTTCGCAGAAGCCACCTGCTTTGAAAATGCTCTAGTCGGGCGGGCCGAAGCGGAAGATGACCAGCTTGTTGCCGTCGAGGTCGCGGAAATAAGCACCGTAAAAGCC encodes:
- a CDS encoding TonB-dependent receptor plug domain-containing protein encodes the protein MKRMTAYYLMGASMAALTVSTPAMAQEAPQDGGFDAATIIVQARRREEDVQDVPAVINAVTAASIGNLNFREFTEVKSLAPGLELTTNANGIGGNARLRGVNFDANASGNNGTVEFYFNDAPISAGAILQQMYDIGQIEVQRGPQGTLRGRASPSGSITITARKPDLNQFGGFADWTGNDIGTLNFKGGLNLPIIEGIAAIRVSGLWDENEADRVRPLVRTAGAPDPHSRTKSYRVTGAIEPADWIKLEGTYQFMDREARTYDQAISFSEVNPAAPVSPVLLTAKDRLSIQETPRIVNQTFDIYNWRAEVAQWGQRLIYQGQRTKQQFYSTDNSDDANVFIGRDINQITQTVAKATSHEVRLQNEERVFGMFDYVVGFFDSKLTSPTNLSSLTVVRLPASFGGSIASIVTTNVARGNETHEQSFYGNLTAHLGEKTELSGGLRQIKYTSLSRLAVNGNALTNDTQDLKKLIYSASVKHNFSPDFLVYAATGSSMRPGLNVVGDFNIVKSALENSFLNLPPETSKSYELGFKSTLMGGRARFNGTLYHQTYKNFPFRVPNNGVYYINTVAVRNAAGAVTGTAQQVAAFNFVGAVPVEVNGVEGEFNVEVARGFNVGLSASYSLGKIKGGNIPCNDLNKDGTPDASNAAPTLAQLQAAVGSNNLASCNVSQRASFMPPVTVTLQSEYHTAISGKVDGFVRGLVNYNGKSQGDPGNSFDQVGAYALTNLYAGIRDPDGGWEVSLFAKNLFDTTKVLTRTAQLFTSYQQITGFTATGATTAATTVNSPYTGGTVTPPREFGVNVRFYFGSR
- a CDS encoding TetR/AcrR family transcriptional regulator, translated to MTDQPAQRRRNRAFDETHQALIETAVRLISEKGASALSIAQLAREAAIDRTSVYYHFRSRDELMGAVRQWSSAQLAAAFTGPGSQDERIDHITRFVLNHPALIQLWIADFLSGDDIRDSYPHWDELVKAISGMAENRGIDPEIFCTMLITGSVIGPRIFRNAVRPDMSDEEIVARFRHEQKRLLEGLNLLRA
- a CDS encoding aromatic ring-hydroxylating oxygenase subunit alpha translates to MNAPVPAFTPVCDGDVAFLGTDPIPAGPYHEASWYEAERQAIFLKDWIEIGHVCELPEPGSFMRRDLEFAKASLLIVRGKDGMIRAFHNVCTHRGTQLVEQAQGKAATFSCPYHRWTFGSDGALISAPDFEQFHVSKADCALPQVALSLCAGLIFISFAADPPPLRDWLGGLAERLEALPVARATTFSEYVYDIDANWKLTYDNFQENYHLRFIHPRTGLATLGTDNPYGYPLRYDFYGVHRTQTIWSNPAPRVQPMQRFAFGKGFGAAAARDLVGGAHDRDYFALFPNFFLLGTPAQHFSHVVYPIDATRSRGVIRIYWVGEDGSASERFAREFAMATARDIHAEDRAVIEAGQRGLSSGALTHIHFQTQEALCRHLYNGVRDAVESWRATQEAKA
- a CDS encoding SDR family NAD(P)-dependent oxidoreductase; this translates as MDMGLNGKIAIVTGATANIGRAITLGLAAEGAAIVAVGRDEAAGARLVALCLERGATRATFIAADLTDPAAPAQILTAAGGPVAVLVNNVGGNVGAGFFAESDPATWAGDIDINLGTVLRMTHAALPGMIAAKAGAIVNIGSTAGIVGDYMLPVYSAAKAAVHGFTKVLAKEVGQHGVRVNCVAPYGTVSTDPDAFSAGSRFNRDHGFFSTAFAGTGAEDMARRARQTVLGRPVATADEVASLAIYLASDKASFITGQVYPVDGGSLL